The window AAAACGTATCGATATGAGCGAAATTGCAAATATTCGTGCGAGTGGACTTATCGTTATGAAGCCACATGATGATGATATGCTTCGTTGGGTCCGTGTCACAGATGGAACTGATAATATCCTCATGGTATCTCGTGGTGGAAAAGCTATCCAGTTTGCTGAGACTGATGTTCGTGTCATGGGTCGTGCAGCAGCAGGAGTTCGTGGTATGAAGATTGCGAACACCGATTCACTCATCGAAGGATGTGTTGCCGGAAAGGATGCAAAATATGTCTTCACAGTTTCTGAGAATGGTATGGGAAAAATTTCTTCCCTCGAAGATTATCGTGAACAAGGACGAGGAGGAAGTGGTGTGAAAGTTGGTGCAACAACAGAAAAGACAGGACAAATTATCGGAGCATTCACACTCAATGAATCTCAAAAATCAGAAGGAAGTGTAATACTCATATCGAAAGATGGACAGACGGTTCGAGTTCCTCTTGCGGATGTTCGCATTACTGGTCGTACGACTCAGGGAGTGATTCTGGCGAAACTCAAGAACTCTCATGATGCCTTCACGAGTGCTACGGTGGTCGACAAATCTGAGGGAAATGAAGATGAGGATTCCGTGGAAGTCCAAGTTGCTGAATAAATTTTCATGAATCCGAGTACATCGCTCGGATTCCTCTTTTTTTCTTATGTTTGTAAAAATCTGACGATACTTCTTTGCTTTCATTGCACTTTCGGGACTTGCCTTTTTTTCTGCTATTCCATCACTGGATGCTTCGAGTGAGAAATCACTCATGGGGCAAGTCGTAAAGCTTCAAACATATACCTATAATGAACAGTCTCAGAGCTATGTATTGGCGTATTATGGAAGCGCTGTTGTTATAGCGAAGAATCGCATCATCACAAATGCTCATGTGATTCTGGATTCAGACGGGGAAAAACCGACATGACTCTATGAGATATGTACTTCTGATGATTATCAGTCGGCTCCTAAGTGTAATAGAACGGCACGATTGCTTGCCTATGATCCTGTCGCGGATCTTGCTTTGCTTGAACCGAGCGTGGATTTCTCATCTGTGCCTGTCCATCTCGAATCAAATATACAAAAACCCATTTCTATCTGACAAACGGTTGTTATCTACGGATATCCGACTATCGGAGGTGAGACTATTACTCGAACAGAAGGAAAAATAGCAGGCTATCAGAATCCTGTATATAAGATTGATGCAAGTATTGATCATGGAAACTCTTGAGGTGGAGCATTTGACGATGAAGGGAATCTCATAGGTATTCCTTATGCAGTCAGTTCAGATAATGGTGTTATCGGCTACATGATTTCTCGCAAAGTTATCGATGAGTTTCTCACAGAAAAAACTCTTGGATACACGATAGTGCAAAAACAATCGAATTTGAATTTTGAGAGATTCCTTTCCCAAAACCATATACAAATGCAAAGGGCACAATATATCCGATGATGAGGACTCGAAATATTTAATCCCAAGAATTCTGGATTTCATCTTGCGAATACTGTTTCTGATTCAGGAAGTGGTTTATTTTCGTGGTTGTTCAATGATAATTATGGAAGAGTCTCTCTCTATATTGCTTGTACGAAAGATGCAGGAAAGCACTATGGATATGAAATAGATGCTATGACGCTCGATTCAACTCAATTGGATTCTCCTGATTATATTCTCACAGGTGCTACGGTATGAAAAAATAATGAATTCTATCATGTTCATGTGGCTCCAAAAGTACCTAGAAATGATGGTTCCCAAGAATTCACAGATACTTGGTATTACAAGAATTATGATGCGTGTTATGCACAAATATACTCTACTCATACTTCTCAGGATAATGTTCTGGTTCAGAAAGCAGAGAAAATTATACAATCTGCGAAATTCCGAAATGCATATAGCCTTCCAGTAGATCAGAGCAATCCATACTTTAGTGTTTCTGATATTCTGGATTCTGTTCGGTCAACATTCTATATAGATACGGATGGAACCAAGAAAGTAAGTCTCGAATTCTTATTGAATCCGACGCGAAGTATCGAGGCACAGATTCGTTCAGAAAAATACGATTCCCGAAATGATTATTTCACGAAACCTTTTTATACAGTCGATGCATATACAGGTAGTTTGACGTTTGATTCACTATTGCAACAATTCGCAACTAATATAGATAATACAAAAGTACAGACATTGCTTTCGAAAAACAAAAAGAAAATGATTTTTTCGTACAAGATGTCTACTGTTCCGGAAACAAAAAATACAGTGATAAATGTTTTTTATCCATATAAAATAGGTTCATCGTATTATGTGTGGAGTTGGTCAAAAACATTTCGTGACGGATCTCTCGATCATGTACAGATGATTGCTCAATTTTTCTCACAAATGAATCTTCCTGGAGAAGAAGCATTCCCATAACCTCATTTTATGAAAATACTACGAATATTTACTTTTCTCATAGCATTTGCACTTTCTTCCGCAGCTTTTGGTACGACACTTTCGAAGGATACCACATATTATTCTGATGCTTTTGAAGGAGGTTCTACTTCGAATGGAGAAATATTTACTCAATCTGGATTCACAGCAGCTACATGTGATATTCCACTCGGAAAAAGTATTTATGTTTTCTCGACGGGCACTGGTACGGTAGTTCGTGTGAATGATCGTCCGAATTGTACGCGTTACCCGAATATTCTCGATCTTACGAAGAAAGTATTTTCTCTCTTTGCACCCGTGTCTGCGGGACGAGTATCAGGAATTCAGGTAGATACACTTGATTCACTGAATTCATTTCTCTTTCGTTCTCTAGGTATTCAGTTGGATGCAGATACTCCGACTGTGTATTTTGCAGGGGATGGTGTTGAATTTTCTGGTAAGGTTCTGAACGGGAAATCGAATGTTATTGTTTTTCTCCAAAATGAAGATACAAAAGAAGAATTGACGAAACTTTTTTCTGTAGAATCAGGGAAAATATTCCGAGCGCGGCTCACACTCCCAAAAACTCCTGGAAAATATAGTCTCGTTATCGCGAGTGGAAATAGCTTCGAGACACGAAATATTGGATATATTACCCTCATTTCTCGTGATACATTCTACACGTCTGATGTTCTCCCTGAAACAAATGTTCGTCTTTTTCCTCGTGTGGAACAGATTGACGGTATTCCGAGCATCGCTCTTGCGAGCGGACTCTGGGGAAATCTCGAGATGAATCAAGATACAAAAACATACCAAACTTCTGGTACACGTTTTTTGTTTGATTCACTTCCGCAGTACCGTACTGGCAAGGCAACGGTCAAAATAGAAGGATATACAACAAGTTCTGGAGGATCTCTAGATCGAACTGCTTCTATTGCTTCACTCTTTTCTGGCACAGTTCTCCTGGATCGTACACATGAGAAGGAATGACAAAATCTCGCAAGTCTTCGCCAATATAGGCAATTTACGAATCTTCGTTTTCGAGTTCCTGCAACACCAAAAATTCGTAGTACGTATTATTTGACTCTTCCTGATGGAGATGTCCGTGAACTTGAATTTCCTGTTTCCTCGGTTGGAGAGGATGGATATCTTCTTTCTGGAAAAACTATTTCTGTGACACTTCCGACTCTGGATGAGTGAACATATCTTATCGAAACGGTGAAAGAGGATGGAATTGCCTACTTCAATCTGCCGATTACTCGATGATCTGTCTGGAATATTCTCGAACCATATACTCCAGAACGCGCTTCTATGGCACCGAAAGATACACAATCTGTAACGAATTTCATCGTGAATCAGATCAATAAGATCCGTGCAGCACTCGGAAGAAATCTGCTCGTGGTGGATGATGAATATATGCAACTGGCTCAAGCGAAGGCCCAAGATATGGTAACGCGGAATTATTATGGACATCAAGACCCAGATGGGAACTATGTGAATGCTCTTGTGGCGAAACTCGGGCTCAATATTGTCGGAGAATTTCGTGAGAATATTGCCTATGGTGAAGGGAAAATCTGGGATGTTGTTCTTCAGGATGGACTCGAGGAATCAGGCAGTCACCGTTTCGCCATGCTCGTTCCGACATATACGAAAATAGGAATTGGATATGTTCGCAATGGAGATAAGACCTATTTGGTTGAGATTATTGGAGAATAATTTTTGTCACCTTTTCTTATGAGTATCGTCATCTTGTATGGTGGTACTTTTTTCTTGCACTCGTGAGAAAAACAGTATACTTTAAGTATCTTTAAATATTTCTTATGAAACACACATATTTGCTTCTCCCAGTATTGTTGTTTTCTCTTGTTGCCTCGACTCATGCTGCACCAGAACCAAAGTTCGTCGTGCAGAAATTCGAATCTTGTTCTGCACTCGAGGATAGTCTCATAAAAGTAATGGAACGCTATCAAGATCGCTATTGGTATCCGATGTACGCTCGAGGAGGAATTATGTTTGATATAGCTAAATCTATCATTGCTCCGACTGCGAACGTTGTACAGCAGGAAACTGCGAGTGATGCGTGAGCTTCGACTGACCCATTCTCGACCACCAATATCCAAGTCGCGGGAGTCGATGAAGCGGATGTAGTGAAGACTGATGGGCAATATATTTATACCTATTCTCAGACTCGCGCTGATGTCTCTATCGTCCGTGCAAGTGACCTCACTCTCATGAAGACGATTTCTTTGCCTTCATCTTTTGCTTCGGTTGAGATGTATCTCTCGAATAACAAGCTCATACTCGTAGGACAAAAGTATACAGAGAATAGTCCATATTATTATGTGTATCGTTTTTTTGCTCCAGAAACCAAGACAATTGTTGCTGTCTATGATGTGTCATCTCCAGATGCTCCGAAGCTCGAACGATATAATCAGATAGATGGTAATTATACTGATTCTCGTCTCATTGGTTCGACTCTTTATTTTCTCTCGACGACGAATCTCCGCATACCTCCTATCTATATGACCAGTTCTGCATGAAGTTCTGTATTCGACGCAGTGAAATGAGAAATAGAGAAAAATTTTGCCCTCAATAATGTTGTTCCACAAATCAGAGAAGCTCGTGCAAATGGTCCGGTTGGACGTTTTATTCAGAGTATTCGGGCATCAGCCGCTTCGTGTAGTGATGTGACGTTTGTTCTTCCGGATGATGAGACACTTCAGAATATTGATTTCACTCCTGCATTCGTTTCCCTCTCTTCGCTCGATATCATGAGTCCTGCTACGAAGATGAAGAGTGAGATATTGTTCGGTGATGTGAGTCAGATTCATATGAGTCGCACGTCACTCTATATCACTTCCACTATTTCTCAGACGAATTCCTCTGATGCGAAATGTAGCAATAACGCGAAATGTATAGCGCCAGCATATCAATATGAGAGTTCGACACTTATTCATCGCTATGCTCTCGAGAATGGTGGAGTGAAATATGTGTATACTACGAAAGTTCCAGGAAATCCAATGAATCAGTACTCTATGGATGAAGACGCGGCTGGGAATTTCCGTCTCGTGACTCAACTGTACTCTTGGTCGAGTGGAGAAAATAAAAATAGTACTACACTTTCTGTGATAGATCCAACAGGAAAAGTAATTGGTTCACTTTCTGGAATTGCTCCAGGAGAGAACTTCCAGTCTGCTCGATTCATAGGGAATCGTCTCTATCTTGTGACTTTCCAACAGATTGATCCACTCTTTGTCATTGACCTCTCGACTCCAACCGCTCCGAAGATTCTCGGTGAGCTCAAGATGCCCGGATATTCGACCTATCTTCATCCATATGATCAGGATCGCCTCATCGGTCTTGGATATGATACTTTCACGAACAAAAACGGGGGAGTTCAAAATGGTGGGCTCAAGATCGATCTCTACAATGTCGCTGATGTGAAGAATCCGAAAAAAGAGGGTTCACTGGTTCTCGGGGATAATGGATCAAGTTCAGAAGTGCTTACGAATCCTCGAGCATTCGTTTACTACAAAGAAAAAAATCTTCTTCTGCTTCCAGCCCAGATTTCTACTAGCGCACATGATCCTGTCGACACATACCGTATGAAGTCGATATACCAAGGACTTATCGGAGTCTCTATTGTACCAAATAGTATTGTCGAGAAATTTCGCGTGAGTCATATACAAGTTCCTACAGACCTCGAAAGACAATGGAGAGATGATTGTTCGAAGTATTCTGGAAATGGATCTCAGACCTGTCGCAAGCTTCTCGACGGCACTGACTATTGTACAAGTACGTATTCCTATGTTCCTCAGTATTGTTTCGCAGATTCGACGGTTGAGAGTTATCTGGCTGCGAATATCTGGAACTACAGTGATGATTTCGTCACTCGAGCTCTCTATATTGGTGAGCACTTCTATTCACTCGCGAATAGTGGTATCAAGTCTTGGAATTTCGCCAATCCAACAAAACCGACAGCAACAATCACGTTCACTGGAAGTTCGAAGCAAGATTATCGAATTATGCCAGCGATGATGCGATAGATTCAGGAATCCTCACGAGCGTTCGTGGGGATTTTTCTTGACTTCAATGAGTCTTTCTATATTATGCATTCACGAAAAGCGATTGAGCGGCCAACACCCGCGAGCTCATGGAAGAACGAATTTGTCATTCCTGCGAATGCAGGAATCCAGAGACTCTAGATTCCGTAATAAATACGGAATGACAGATACAATTAGAACCATGCGGAGTCGAGAAGCTCCGTCATCAAAATAAAATCAAGTACAGCCTCGGTGGCACCTCTTAGATAAATTAAAAATTCAAAATTAAAAATTCAAAATATCTTGAATCATTAATCTTGAATCTTGCATTTTGAAAAGCCGAAGCACATAGAATCTTTATTTCTGTGTGTTTTTTATTTTATGGAATCAGCCTCTCCAAAATACACATCCTATACTCCTGAATGAGAGTGTATTTTTTGTAAAATTGCATCTGATATTACTCTTCAGTCAAGGGTTGTTTGGGAAGATAATGACTATATAGCATTTCTCTCAATATTTCCAAATACAGAATGATTCACGGTTGTTATCCCAAAGAAGCATTATCCAAGTGATGTCCTTGCTCTTCCTGATAATCTACTGCAAGAGTTTATTCTTGCGGCAAAGAAAGTAGCAAAAATTCTTGAAAGCTATTTTCCAGATGTTGGTAGAGTGGGGCTTATTATGGAGTGAACAGGAATCAATCATGCACATATCAAATTGGTTCCCATGCATGGAACAGAAAACTTGAAGACTTGAGAATGGAGACAATTTCTGAGTAATGAATCGCAATTCTTCGAAAAATATGATGGTCATATTAGTTCCCATGATTGACCACGTGCTAATGATAGTATACTAGATGCTCTTGCAATGGGAATCCGGAATTTCAATAAATAACTATTACTAACCCACTATTACTTATGCACCGCACACATACCGCTGGCGAGCTGAACGCAACACATATCGGACAGACTGTCACTCTCGCAGGTTGGGTAGCCAATCGTCGCGACCACGGAGGACTCATCTTCATCGATCTCCGCGACCGCTACGGTATCACCCAGACCGTCTATGATCCTACTGAGAATTCTGAGGCACATGCTGTTGCAGACACTTTCCGTTCAGAATACGTTGTGAAGCTCACAGGAACCGTACGAGCACGTCCAGAAGGTCAGACGAATGATAAGCTCTCTACGGGTGATATCGAAGTTATCATCACTCATGCTGAGGTGATATCGAAGTCAGAAGTTCCACCGTTCGAAGTCACAGAATATACTGAAGCCAATGAAGATATTCGCCTCAAGTACCGCTATCTCGACCTTCGCCGCAAGAGCACTTTCGACAAGATTGCCTTCCGCGCGGAGATGAACAAGTTCACTCGCGATTGGTTCACAGAAAATGGATTCCTCGAAGTCCAGACTCCGATCTTCACTGTATCATCTCCAGAAGGGGCTCGTGACTATCTCATCCCATCACGTCTCCACCAGGGAAAATTCTATGCACTTCCTCAGGCTCCACAGCAATACAAGCAACTTCTCATGGTCGGTGGTGTGGATAAATACTTCCAGATTGCTCCATGTTTCCGTGATGAAGACCCTCGTGCAGATCGTCACTCATGTGAGTTCTACCAGATAGATTGTGAGATGAGCTTCGTCGAACAAGAAGATATATTCGCGGTTGCTGAGCCTTTTGCGAAAAATCTCATCAACACTCTGACGGATAAAAAAATCATCAATCTTGGTGAAAATGAGAAATTTCGCCGTCTCACTCACAAGGAAGCAATCAATACCTACGGTTCCGACAAACCAGATATCCGATTCGATATGCACTTCGAGGATTTCACTGAGGAGTTTCGTGATTCTGGATTTTCTCTCTTCGCGAAAACCGTTGCTGAAGGTGGAGTCGTGAAAGCGATGAAACTCGAAGGGAAGACTCTCAGTCGTTCGGAGATTGACTCGCTCACTGAAGTAGCGAAATCTCTCGGAGCTGGAGGGCTTGCGTATATCATCTATGAAACTGACGGTCCAAAATCGCCGATCCTGAAGTTCTTCACCGGAAATGAGCTCGAAGCACTCGCGCAAAAACTCGCGCCAAAAGTCGGAGATATGATTTTCTTCGGTGCTGGTGACTACAAGGCAATATGCAAAGTCCTCGGTGGTGTTCGTATCGCTTGTCGCGATCGATTCGACCTCGTCGATGCTGGAGATATTGCCTTCTGTTGGGTGACAGACTTTCCGATGTATGAACAGAAAGATGACGGTTCCTATGACTTCGAACACAATCCGTTCTCGATGCCTCATGGTGGAGCGTCTGCATTCGATGGGAATCCAGATCCGCTCTCTATCTATGGTATGCAGTACGACCTCGCGTGTAACGGCTATGAGATCCTCTCTGGTTCTATCCGTAACCACAATATCGAAGCGCTCGTGAAGGCGTTCAATGTCGTCGGAAAGTGAGAAGCGGAAGTGAAGGAAAAGTTCGGTGCGATGTACAACGCGTTCCAATACGGTGTTCCTCCACATGGTGGATTCGCATTCGGATTCGATCGTCTCCTCATGATCCTCCGCGATGAGACGAATATTCGTGAGATCTATGCATTTCCGAAGTCAGGAAAAGCAGAAGATGCGATGATGAATGCTCCTGCAGAAGTCGATGAGATTCAACTTCGCGAGCTTCATATTAAGGTGAGGGAGGCGAGTAAATAATTTTTCTAAGTTTTTAGATAAAAATGATTAAGAAAGGAATCTTGTTGTATTATAAGGTTCCTTTTTGTCATTCTGAGAAACGAAGAATCTGCTTTGTTGGAAGTACTCCACCATGAGAAAGAAGAAATATTGACAAAGGCACATATTTTATATAATTAATTTTATTATTTATAATAAATATACTATGTCATCACCACAGTTTTCATCTTTCTTCCGAGAGTTTTGAGTCGATTTAGAAAATCCACTTTCAGGTTTTAATTACTCGGAACTCGTTCTGGAAAATCATGTCCAGACTTTCCCTTTCCAGGTAGCGCGTATATTGACTACTCCTCGCGGACCAACAGATGTTCAAGAGTGACTTATTGGGGTCATTGTTCCATATATTGTAGAAGATGATATACAACAGATTGTTTCAGTATTTAGTGATAAACCACTTTCTTCAGGATCTGTGGATATGAAAACAGGGAAACATGTTGAACATACTACTGATACTCTTGTAGTTAATCCAGAATGATTTGTGAACTCTGTTTTATTTGCATGTTATTATTACTTAAATAATGGACAACAAGAGGTTGCTTATAAGATGATGCAGTATATAAATCAAATAATTCCATATGTTGGCAGATCTCTGATTTGGACTATTACTCCTGAAAATCCAGCTAAACCATTTTCTGATATTGGAAATGTAACTACTCGTGAGCAACTTATCAATCCATATTTGTATCAAGAAGAGATATTTCCAAATACACGCCCTCCACATACACAACTTTCTTAGATTTCCTTTAGTATTTTCAATGAATAGTTGTAAAATTCCAATGTATTTCAGTGGGATTTTTCTTGCTTTTATATCATATTGATATACAATTGCCATATATCGTAAATTCAATATATGACTAATCAAATAAAACAGGAACCTGGATTGCTTCGTTCTCGCGAGTGACGGGTACCAAAGTCATCAAAAATAACCACGACTGTCCGTCTTGATTCAGACCTCAAAGCGCGTGCTGAAGAATTTGCACGAGCGAATCATATGGATTTTTCGACATTTCTCACTTTTTCGCTCCATACTACTATCCAGAATGGTGGCAAGATAGAGCCACGAATATCTGACGAAAAGCTGGCATACTATCAGAAGCTCGCGAATCGGGTGGATTCAGGTGCAATCAGTACAGAAAGTTTTGAGTCTATTGATGCCCTGAGGTCATCATATAAGAACTAAGTTATGGGAAAGAATCCAATCGAACAAACTTCTCAGTTTCGAGAATGAATGAATCTCCTTACCTCTTCTCAGCGGGAAGAGGTTTTCTTGACTCTTGAGATGTACATGATGATGCCATTTCATCAGAGCTTGCGGAATCATTCTCTTCGTGAGGAAGATTCACGTATACGATCTATTTCGATCAGTGATGATTTGAGGATTATCTTTCGAGAAAGGTGAGAATGAAACATTCTCCTTCTTGATGTTGGAAACCATGAACGAGTATATTGAAATTATTAAATTATGACTTGGATCACCCTCACCCTTATTGCATCTTTTTTCTTCGCTATCGAGAATCTCTTCGACAAGCGGATATCGGATAAAACAGAGAACACCATTAGTGCCCTGTTTTTTATGAATATCGTGAAAATCCCAGCACTCATATTGCTCGGTGTGTATTGGTTTCCTCTATTTGTCTTTGATGCGAATATTCTCTATTGGTCTCTCTTGGTGGGAATTATCTCGGCAGTGACAGGATTTCTCTATATGCAAGCATTCCAGTACGGTGATGCATCGAGTGTGATGCCAATCTATGAGCTCGGACCTCTTTGGGCTATTTTCTTTGGTTTTATTATTCTCGGAGAGCTTCCGCATTCTTGGCAATATCTTGCTCTTTTTTTGCTCGTGTGTGGAGGATTGATTTTTTCGGTGGAGAAATCTTTCATTCAGTCATTTTCACGAAAGAAGGTTCTGAATATCGCACTCTTCATAGTACTTCTGGCAAGTCTCGGCTACAATCTTCAGTACGTTCTGACCAAGTTCGTCATTATCCGTAGCAATCTGGAGACAGCATTTCTTCTCCAGCAGATTTTTTATATTGGATTTTCTTTGGTTTTTGCATTTCAGAAATCCAGAGGTGCTGTATGGAGAGATACACGCCGTATGTCGAGAAAATTTATCTTCGGATGAATCCTTGCTGAAGGCGTTGGTATCTGGGCATTTGTACTCTATACGATGGCATTTACTCAGGGGAATGTGTCACTCGTGAATGCGCTCGCAAGTACACAGACGTTGTTTGTGATTTTTCTATCCTGGGGAATGAGTGTGTTTGTTCCTTCGTTTTTTCATGAGAAATGGTCTCGGTCGGATGCTGTCCAGAAAATTATTGGCACGATTTTTATTGTTGCCTGAGTAGTGTGTATATATTTCTTTTCCTAGGAAGTGCATAAAATTATAAATTCTCTTGATTTTAGAATTAGCACGTATATAATTTGAGTGCTAATTTATTTTGTAACCAAGAAAAACTATGCAAGCACAATTCCAAGAATCAGATAATAGAAGTCCGCTCGAGAAATACACAATCAATCTCACTGCTCTTGCGAAAGAAGGGAAAATCGATCCTGTAATTGGTCGTGAGGATGAGATTTATCGCACAATTCAGATACTTTCCCGTCGGTCCAAGAATAATCCTGTCCTTGTCGGTGATCCCTGAGTGGGAAAAACTGCTATTGTCGAGGGCATCGCTCGCAAGATTGTCGCGAGAGAAGTTCCAGAGATGCTTTTTGATCGAGAAATCCGAACACTTGATCTCACATCGCTCATCGCGGGAGCGAGTTATCGAGGACAATTCGAGGAGCGACTGAAGTGAGTGATAGACGAGGTAGAGAAATCCGAAGGGAAAATCATTCTCTTCATCGATGAGCTCCATACAATCGTCGGTGCTGGTGGGGGAGAAGGTTCATCTGATGCAGGCAATCTCCTGAAGCCGTCACTCGCTCGTGGTCGAGTCAAGGTCATCGGTGCAACGACACTCGCTGAATATCGGAAGTATATCGAGAAAGATGGGGCGCTCGAACGCCGATTCCAGCCTGTTCCTGTTGAGGAACCGAATCGCGAAGATAGCCTTGCGATTCTCCGCGGACTGAAGGAACGATATGAGACATTTCATGGAATCACGATCAGCGATGATGCTATTGTGTCTGCAGTGGATCTCTCGATTCGCTATATTGGTGATCGCAAGCTTCCAGATAAGGCAATCGATCTGCTCGATGAAG of the Candidatus Gracilibacteria bacterium genome contains:
- a CDS encoding beta-propeller domain-containing protein, coding for MKHTYLLLPVLLFSLVASTHAAPEPKFVVQKFESCSALEDSLIKVMERYQDRYWYPMYARGGIMFDIAKSIIAPTANVVQQETASDAGASTDPFSTTNIQVAGVDEADVVKTDGQYIYTYSQTRADVSIVRASDLTLMKTISLPSSFASVEMYLSNNKLILVGQKYTENSPYYYVYRFFAPETKTIVAVYDVSSPDAPKLERYNQIDGNYTDSRLIGSTLYFLSTTNLRIPPIYMTSSAGSSVFDAVKGEIEKNFALNNVVPQIREARANGPVGRFIQSIRASAASCSDVTFVLPDDETLQNIDFTPAFVSLSSLDIMSPATKMKSEILFGDVSQIHMSRTSLYITSTISQTNSSDAKCSNNAKCIAPAYQYESSTLIHRYALENGGVKYVYTTKVPGNPMNQYSMDEDAAGNFRLVTQLYSWSSGENKNSTTLSVIDPTGKVIGSLSGIAPGENFQSARFIGNRLYLVTFQQIDPLFVIDLSTPTAPKILGELKMPGYSTYLHPYDQDRLIGLGYDTFTNKNGGVQNGGLKIDLYNVADVKNPKKEGSLVLGDNGSSSEVLTNPRAFVYYKEKNLLLLPAQISTSAHDPVDTYRMKSIYQGLIGVSIVPNSIVEKFRVSHIQVPTDLERQWRDDCSKYSGNGSQTCRKLLDGTDYCTSTYSYVPQYCFADSTVESYLAANIWNYSDDFVTRALYIGEHFYSLANSGIKSWNFANPTKPTATITFTGSSKQDYRIMPAMMR
- a CDS encoding trypsin-like peptidase domain-containing protein gives rise to the protein MFVKIGRYFFAFIALSGLAFFSAIPSLDASSEKSLMGQVVKLQTYTYNEQSQSYVLAYYGSAVVIAKNRIITNAHVILDSDGEKPTGLYEICTSDDYQSAPKCNRTARLLAYDPVADLALLEPSVDFSSVPVHLESNIQKPISIGQTVVIYGYPTIGGETITRTEGKIAGYQNPVYKIDASIDHGNSGGGAFDDEGNLIGIPYAVSSDNGVIGYMISRKVIDEFLTEKTLGYTIVQKQSNLNFERFLSQNHIQMQRAQYIRGGGLEIFNPKNSGFHLANTVSDSGSGLFSWLFNDNYGRVSLYIACTKDAGKHYGYEIDAMTLDSTQLDSPDYILTGATVGKNNEFYHVHVAPKVPRNDGSQEFTDTWYYKNYDACYAQIYSTHTSQDNVLVQKAEKIIQSAKFRNAYSLPVDQSNPYFSVSDILDSVRSTFYIDTDGTKKVSLEFLLNPTRSIEAQIRSEKYDSRNDYFTKPFYTVDAYTGSLTFDSLLQQFATNIDNTKVQTLLSKNKKKMIFSYKMSTVPETKNTVINVFYPYKIGSSYYVWSWSKTFRDGSLDHVQMIAQFFSQMNLPGEEAFP
- a CDS encoding HIT family protein, yielding MESASPKYTSYTPEGECIFCKIASDITLQSRVVWEDNDYIAFLSIFPNTEGFTVVIPKKHYPSDVLALPDNLLQEFILAAKKVAKILESYFPDVGRVGLIMEGTGINHAHIKLVPMHGTENLKTGEWRQFLSNESQFFEKYDGHISSHDGPRANDSILDALAMGIRNFNK
- a CDS encoding EamA family transporter, producing MTWITLTLIASFFFAIENLFDKRISDKTENTISALFFMNIVKIPALILLGVYWFPLFVFDANILYWSLLVGIISAVTGFLYMQAFQYGDASSVMPIYELGPLWAIFFGFIILGELPHSWQYLALFLLVCGGLIFSVEKSFIQSFSRKKVLNIALFIVLLASLGYNLQYVLTKFVIIRSNLETAFLLQQIFYIGFSLVFAFQKSRGAVWRDTRRMSRKFIFGGILAEGVGIWAFVLYTMAFTQGNVSLVNALASTQTLFVIFLSWGMSVFVPSFFHEKWSRSDAVQKIIGTIFIVAGVVCIYFFS
- the aspS gene encoding aspartate--tRNA ligase, which codes for MHRTHTAGELNATHIGQTVTLAGWVANRRDHGGLIFIDLRDRYGITQTVYDPTENSEAHAVADTFRSEYVVKLTGTVRARPEGQTNDKLSTGDIEVIITHAEVISKSEVPPFEVTEYTEANEDIRLKYRYLDLRRKSTFDKIAFRAEMNKFTRDWFTENGFLEVQTPIFTVSSPEGARDYLIPSRLHQGKFYALPQAPQQYKQLLMVGGVDKYFQIAPCFRDEDPRADRHSCEFYQIDCEMSFVEQEDIFAVAEPFAKNLINTLTDKKIINLGENEKFRRLTHKEAINTYGSDKPDIRFDMHFEDFTEEFRDSGFSLFAKTVAEGGVVKAMKLEGKTLSRSEIDSLTEVAKSLGAGGLAYIIYETDGPKSPILKFFTGNELEALAQKLAPKVGDMIFFGAGDYKAICKVLGGVRIACRDRFDLVDAGDIAFCWVTDFPMYEQKDDGSYDFEHNPFSMPHGGASAFDGNPDPLSIYGMQYDLACNGYEILSGSIRNHNIEALVKAFNVVGKGEAEVKEKFGAMYNAFQYGVPPHGGFAFGFDRLLMILRDETNIREIYAFPKSGKAEDAMMNAPAEVDEIQLRELHIKVREASK
- a CDS encoding CAP domain-containing protein produces the protein MKILRIFTFLIAFALSSAAFGTTLSKDTTYYSDAFEGGSTSNGEIFTQSGFTAATCDIPLGKSIYVFSTGTGTVVRVNDRPNCTRYPNILDLTKKVFSLFAPVSAGRVSGIQVDTLDSLNSFLFRSLGIQLDADTPTVYFAGDGVEFSGKVLNGKSNVIVFLQNEDTKEELTKLFSVESGKIFRARLTLPKTPGKYSLVIASGNSFETRNIGYITLISRDTFYTSDVLPETNVRLFPRVEQIDGIPSIALASGLWGNLEMNQDTKTYQTSGTRFLFDSLPQYRTGKATVKIEGYTTSSGGSLDRTASIASLFSGTVLLDRTHEKEGQNLASLRQYRQFTNLRFRVPATPKIRSTYYLTLPDGDVRELEFPVSSVGEDGYLLSGKTISVTLPTLDEGTYLIETVKEDGIAYFNLPITRGSVWNILEPYTPERASMAPKDTQSVTNFIVNQINKIRAALGRNLLVVDDEYMQLAQAKAQDMVTRNYYGHQDPDGNYVNALVAKLGLNIVGEFRENIAYGEGKIWDVVLQDGLEESGSHRFAMLVPTYTKIGIGYVRNGDKTYLVEIIGE